From the Paraflavitalea soli genome, the window GTTCTGGGCCAGGTCGATCATGAGTACAGCATTGGCCCCGGTCTTTTCCTTTTGGGGTGTAGCCAGTCCCGACACCAATCCCAGCACGATAAAAAATGCTACCACGGTAAACACCAGCAAGGCGGTCAGTGAAGCAAGAAATATTTTAAGAAAGCTATTCATCAACAACTTGGTTTTATGCAAAATTCAAAGATATTTGACCCTTTGACAGCCTGCAATATATGAATAATGTGTATTTACTGATAGGCGGCAACGTAGGAAACAGGGCCGAAAACCTGCAACAGGCAATAATAGCCCTGAATCAAACCTGTGGCCGGGTTGTACGCCAATCGGCCATTTATGAAACGGCCGCCTGGGGCAAAACAGACCAGCAGCCTTTCCTCAACCAGGCGCTTCTGCTGGTCACCCGCTTTACAGGCCCCGAACTACTGCAACACACCATGGAAGCAGAGAACGTGCTGGGCCGGGTAAGGCAGGAACGGTACGGTCCCCGTATCATCGACATTGATATATTATTTTTTAATAATGATATCATCCGGGAACCTGCCCTTACGATCCCACATCCCGAAGTACAGAACCGCCGTTTTGCACTGACCCCGCTTGATGAACTGGCGCCAGACCTTGTGCATCCAGTACTGCAAAAGACGGTCCACCAGCTGCTCGATGAATGTAAGGATGAATTGGAAGTGAAGGTGTGGAACGAGTAGGAATAAGCTTTTAGCTATTAGGTGTTAGCTTTTAGCATTGGTTATTGGCTAACTGCTAAAGGCTAAGAGCTAATACCTTTTCAAGTTTTCCACAAATTGTATTCACACCCTTTATGTGTGTAGCCATTTCCTTTATTTTGGCCTGCGTTGACGTTCCCGCATACATTTATGAATTATCACTTTATAACCATCGAAGGCAATATTGGGGCGGGTAAGACCACCTTATCGCATTTACTGGCCAAGAAATACAATGCCCGCCTGATCCTGGAGGCCTTTGCGGACAATCCCTTCCTATCCAAGTTTTACGAAAATCCCAAGCAATATGCCTTTCCGCTGGAGCTTTTCTTTATGGCCGAGCGGTACAAACAATTAAAAGAATTGATCCATACCAAGGACCTGTTCCAAAGTGTGACGGTCACGGATTATCTTTTTACGAAGTGCCTGCTGTTTGCCAAGGTAAACCTGCCGGAAGAAGAGTTTCGCCTGTACCAGAAACTATTTGAGATCATACACCAACAGATACCACAACCTGAAATACTGATCTACCTGCATGTGCCGGTAAACAAACTGCAATCGAATATCCGGAAACGCAACCGGCCCTATGAGCAGTCGATCCCCGATGAATACCTGTTCAAAATACAGGAAACGTATACGAATTACATCAAACAGCACAATCTCAAGACCTTGTTTGTAGATGCCAGCAATGCAGACTTCCTGGGCAATGAAAAGCACCTGCAGGTGATCACGGACGCCCTGGAAAAGGACCATGATTACGGGCAACGGTACCTGACATTGCCTTAGCGGTTTCGGGTGTGGAGTTTCGGGTTTCGGGTTCTTGTGTGTAACCCGCTAACTAAATGTAAACTGAACTGTTAAAGCGTTGCAGCAACACGAAACACAAAACCCGGAACCCGAAACGACTTTTCCTCTATTTTTGCGCCCATGGAACCTGATCTTCAAAGCCAGCATAGCCCCTTCGCCTCGGTCCGCATCAAGGAATTCCGCTACTTTATTACGCAACGTTTTTTCTTCATCATGGCCATGCGTATGACGGCTACGCTGGTATGGTGGAAGATGTACCTGCTCACGAAAGATCCGCTGCTGGTATCATTGGTAGCTTTGTCGGAAGCCATTCCGGCTATTTCACTGGCGCTGTATTCGGGTCATGTGGTAGATAAGAGTGATAAACGCACGCTGCTGCTTAAGACGATCGTGCTTTACCTGCTGTGCGTAACAGCGCTGCTGTTCATTACGCAGCAAAGTGTGGAAGCCACTATGGGCAAACGGTTTGTACAATATGGCATTTACCTGATCATTTTCCTCACGGGCATTACGCGCTCGTTTTCCGGACCTACCTCCAGTTCTATTATGGCGCAGCTGGTGCCTAAAAATATTTTACCGAATGCTGTTACCTGGAGTTCCAGCACCTGGTTATCGGCCTCTGTGCTGGGGCATGGCTCTGCGGGTCTGTTGATCGCCTATGCAGGGTATACGCCTTCATTTCTGATCATCATTACCTACCTGATCATTGCCACGGTAAGTGTGTGGCTGATCAAGCCCAAACCGATCCTGCATGTGAATACGGATCAAAAGACCTGGGAGAGTGTAAAGGAAGGATTGAAATATGTATTTAAGACCAAGGAACTGCTGGGGGCATTGACGCTGGATATGTTTGCCGTGTTGTTTGGCGGAGCGGTAGCAATGATCCCTTTTTTCGCAGGAGAGATACTCCATGTAGGTCCTATTGGCTTTGGCTGGCTCAATGCGGCCGCAGATATCGGGTCCATTACGAGTATTATCATCCTCACCTTCTACCCGCTTCGTCGTAAGCAGGGGCTGATCCTCCTGTATGTGGTGGCAGGCTTTGGATTGTGCATCATCACTTTTGGGCTATCGCAATTTTACCTGCTTTCCTTTATTGCCTTGCTGGCCAGCGGCGCACTGGATGGCATC encodes:
- the folK gene encoding 2-amino-4-hydroxy-6-hydroxymethyldihydropteridine diphosphokinase produces the protein MNNVYLLIGGNVGNRAENLQQAIIALNQTCGRVVRQSAIYETAAWGKTDQQPFLNQALLLVTRFTGPELLQHTMEAENVLGRVRQERYGPRIIDIDILFFNNDIIREPALTIPHPEVQNRRFALTPLDELAPDLVHPVLQKTVHQLLDECKDELEVKVWNE
- a CDS encoding deoxynucleoside kinase, which encodes MNYHFITIEGNIGAGKTTLSHLLAKKYNARLILEAFADNPFLSKFYENPKQYAFPLELFFMAERYKQLKELIHTKDLFQSVTVTDYLFTKCLLFAKVNLPEEEFRLYQKLFEIIHQQIPQPEILIYLHVPVNKLQSNIRKRNRPYEQSIPDEYLFKIQETYTNYIKQHNLKTLFVDASNADFLGNEKHLQVITDALEKDHDYGQRYLTLP
- a CDS encoding MFS transporter, with amino-acid sequence MEPDLQSQHSPFASVRIKEFRYFITQRFFFIMAMRMTATLVWWKMYLLTKDPLLVSLVALSEAIPAISLALYSGHVVDKSDKRTLLLKTIVLYLLCVTALLFITQQSVEATMGKRFVQYGIYLIIFLTGITRSFSGPTSSSIMAQLVPKNILPNAVTWSSSTWLSASVLGHGSAGLLIAYAGYTPSFLIIITYLIIATVSVWLIKPKPILHVNTDQKTWESVKEGLKYVFKTKELLGALTLDMFAVLFGGAVAMIPFFAGEILHVGPIGFGWLNAAADIGSITSIIILTFYPLRRKQGLILLYVVAGFGLCIITFGLSQFYLLSFIALLASGALDGISVVVRGTILQLKTPDNMRGRVSSVNSMFINSSNEIGSFESGIAAKLMGIVPSVIFGGTMTLLVVLAMWFKAPTLRKFEY